A region of Campylobacter sp. RM16189 DNA encodes the following proteins:
- a CDS encoding energy transducer TonB gives MRILPLQLSPSSKSNLGGFVGSALFHAIIITAFINFPSQTDLSSKENMTKINLNTFTPPPPLPPAPEPIAAPPTPLPPEPVVVPEPVVEPIVEPVILPEPKPEPKIEPKPIEKPKPKPKPKKQKSVVKTEHVLDPTPAPPQPVIQPTIPIKAEKIGSVTAAPISSFIAPIVGEFNFASSAGDERFSKMQAAINKHQKYPKRAVKMKHQGVVEISFLFKTNGSVDDIKIIKSSGYDSLDEAAIETIRRAFKDFPMLDKDYIIKIPMSYKLI, from the coding sequence ATGAGAATTTTGCCATTACAACTCTCACCGAGTAGCAAATCAAATTTGGGTGGATTTGTAGGCTCAGCACTATTTCATGCTATTATTATCACCGCTTTTATAAATTTTCCAAGCCAGACAGATTTATCCAGTAAAGAAAATATGACAAAAATAAATCTAAATACTTTTACTCCGCCGCCACCTCTTCCACCAGCACCAGAGCCTATTGCAGCACCTCCAACTCCTCTTCCGCCAGAGCCCGTTGTAGTTCCTGAACCCGTGGTAGAGCCTATTGTTGAGCCTGTAATTCTACCCGAGCCAAAGCCGGAACCAAAGATAGAGCCTAAGCCTATCGAAAAACCAAAACCAAAACCAAAACCAAAAAAACAAAAATCCGTAGTTAAAACCGAGCATGTTTTAGATCCAACTCCTGCTCCGCCGCAGCCAGTCATCCAGCCGACAATTCCAATCAAAGCTGAAAAGATAGGTTCCGTTACAGCTGCACCTATAAGCAGTTTTATTGCTCCTATCGTAGGAGAATTTAACTTCGCAAGCTCCGCAGGAGATGAGAGATTTTCAAAGATGCAAGCAGCCATAAATAAACATCAAAAATACCCCAAAAGAGCTGTTAAAATGAAGCATCAAGGAGTAGTCGAAATCAGTTTTTTATTTAAAACAAACGGAAGTGTGGATGATATAAAAATTATAAAAAGCTCAGGATATGATAGTTTGGATGAAGCGGCTATTGAGACTATAAGACGAGCCTTTAAGGACTTTCCTATGCTTGATAAAGACTATATAATCAAAATTCCAATGTCTTATAAACTAATTTAA
- the panC gene encoding pantoate--beta-alanine ligase, with protein MQIIRTASELKNFIDSVSREIGFVPTMGALHDGHVSLIKRCASENDIAIVSTFVNPTQFLPNEDLDKYPKNEVRDIEICKSCGVAAIFIPSTDEIYFESEPCIAAPKNLASILEGKTRPGHFDGVLRVLMKLFNLTKAKRAYFGKKDAQQLTIVQNMVKTMFLNLEIIPCEIVREKDGLALSSRNSYLNESEKLEALRLSKAIMKASNLIKQNEFSASKIKDEMFEILKPLKVDYVAIVDRNFNEISKIEPKNSIILVAAYVGKARLIDNLWV; from the coding sequence ATGCAGATAATTAGAACAGCTAGCGAGCTTAAAAATTTTATAGATAGTGTTAGTCGAGAGATAGGCTTCGTGCCTACTATGGGTGCTTTGCATGATGGGCATGTAAGCTTGATAAAAAGATGCGCAAGCGAAAATGATATAGCTATAGTCTCAACCTTTGTTAATCCTACTCAATTTTTACCAAACGAGGATTTGGACAAGTATCCTAAAAACGAAGTTAGAGATATTGAAATTTGTAAGAGCTGCGGCGTGGCGGCCATTTTTATACCAAGCACGGATGAGATATACTTTGAGAGTGAACCGTGTATAGCCGCACCTAAAAATTTGGCTTCTATTTTAGAGGGCAAAACTCGCCCGGGGCATTTTGACGGTGTGCTTAGAGTTTTAATGAAGTTGTTTAATCTAACTAAGGCAAAACGAGCTTATTTTGGTAAAAAAGATGCCCAGCAACTAACTATTGTGCAAAATATGGTTAAAACTATGTTTTTAAATTTAGAGATAATTCCTTGCGAAATAGTAAGAGAAAAGGATGGACTGGCTCTATCTTCAAGAAATTCTTATTTAAATGAATCCGAAAAGCTTGAAGCCTTAAGACTTTCTAAGGCTATCATGAAAGCTTCAAATTTGATAAAACAAAATGAATTTAGCGCGAGCAAGATTAAAGATGAGATGTTTGAGATTTTAAAGCCTTTAAAAGTTGATTATGTGGCCATTGTGGATAGAAATTTCAATGAAATTTCAAAGATTGAACCAAAAAATAGCATAATTTTAGTTGCAGCCTACGTGGGTAAAGCGCGTTTAATTGATAATTTATGGGTATAA
- the tilS gene encoding tRNA lysidine(34) synthetase TilS: MINEALTDILKKGKNLLAFSHGVDSTALFYILNEREIDFDIAIVNYNTRGQSKEEIASARGLASKFNKRIFELSVSLESSNFECRAREARYDFFTKICSEFGYANLILAHQLDDKFEWFLMQLGKGAGLNELLGMREFEKREKFNIVRPLLNIRKTELLNFLNERKLKYFLDHSNEEMRFKRNLIRAKFSEPFLDLFKSGVAKSFEFLENDMDSLKPEILNPKDRLYLVKNDKNAIRGIDRACKLLGVVMSEAQRRECQRCLLNKTDCAISAKVAVGYFPKFIFITPFVKAAMDKKFKEACRVFRVPKINRPYLHQIGFEIENLREFV, encoded by the coding sequence ATGATAAACGAGGCTTTGACAGATATTTTAAAGAAAGGTAAAAATCTGCTTGCGTTTTCGCACGGAGTAGATTCTACGGCTCTTTTTTATATCTTAAACGAGCGAGAAATAGACTTTGACATAGCAATAGTTAATTATAATACAAGAGGGCAGAGCAAAGAGGAGATCGCAAGCGCAAGAGGGCTAGCTAGTAAGTTTAATAAAAGAATTTTTGAACTTAGCGTGAGCCTTGAAAGCTCAAATTTTGAGTGCAGGGCAAGAGAGGCAAGATATGATTTTTTTACTAAAATTTGCTCTGAATTTGGCTATGCAAATTTAATTTTGGCTCATCAGCTTGATGATAAATTCGAATGGTTTTTGATGCAACTTGGCAAAGGTGCCGGTCTAAACGAACTTCTTGGAATGAGAGAATTTGAAAAAAGAGAGAAATTTAATATTGTAAGACCTCTTTTGAATATAAGAAAAACAGAGCTTTTAAACTTTTTAAATGAGCGTAAATTAAAATATTTTTTAGATCATAGCAACGAAGAGATGAGGTTTAAAAGAAATTTGATAAGGGCTAAATTTAGTGAACCTTTTTTAGATCTATTTAAAAGTGGTGTAGCTAAAAGTTTTGAGTTTTTAGAAAATGATATGGATAGCCTAAAGCCTGAAATTTTAAATCCAAAGGATAGATTATATCTGGTTAAAAATGATAAAAACGCCATTAGGGGAATTGATAGGGCATGTAAGCTTTTAGGCGTAGTAATGAGCGAGGCTCAACGAAGAGAGTGTCAAAGATGCTTATTAAATAAAACGGATTGCGCTATTAGTGCAAAAGTTGCTGTAGGATATTTTCCAAAATTTATTTTTATAACTCCGTTTGTAAAAGCTGCTATGGATAAAAAATTTAAAGAGGCTTGCAGAGTATTTAGGGTGCCTAAAATAAATCGTCCTTATCTACATCAAATTGGTTTTGAAATAGAAAATTTGAGAGAATTTGTATAA
- a CDS encoding FeoB-associated Cys-rich membrane protein — MSGLEMVFLIVIAIGAGYFVYVKEFKQRDCGCGEGKSCHKKRKIE, encoded by the coding sequence ATGAGCGGACTTGAAATGGTGTTTCTTATCGTCATAGCTATCGGTGCAGGGTACTTTGTCTATGTCAAAGAATTTAAGCAAAGAGATTGCGGATGTGGCGAAGGTAAGAGTTGCCATAAAAAAAGAAAAATTGAATAG
- the rimO gene encoding 30S ribosomal protein S12 methylthiotransferase RimO yields the protein MSKLHLISLGCNKNLVDSEIMLGRLQNYEITDDATVADVIIINTCGFIDSAKQESIRSILEVHDARKKDSLLVVTGCLMQRYKDELMKELPEVDLFTGVGDYDKIDEIILKKQNLFSPGTYLQADEERVITGSNYHAYIKISEGCNQKCSFCAIPTFKGKLKSRSIENIVDEVKKLVKKGYFDFSFLSQDSSSFMRDHAKSDGLIELVDAVEKIEGVRSARILYLYPSTTSNELIRRIIDSKVFQNYFDMPIQHISDKMLKIMRRGSGAKRIKELLTMMREAKDSFLRTGVIVGHPGEGEEEFNELCEFLSEFKFDRISAFAYSREEDTLSYEMDQLPTKTIEKRLSKMEKITKKIVNDSFANELGKKFEVVIEGVSSEGEMFYGAKKLLWDKDIDGEILINESEFETLETGKIYDCEITQVIKDKVLGRVIG from the coding sequence ATGAGCAAACTTCATCTAATTTCACTTGGCTGTAATAAAAATTTAGTCGATTCTGAAATCATGCTTGGGCGTCTTCAAAATTATGAAATCACCGATGACGCAACTGTTGCCGATGTGATAATTATAAATACCTGTGGATTTATAGACTCTGCTAAGCAAGAGAGCATACGCTCTATCCTTGAGGTTCATGACGCACGAAAGAAGGACTCTTTGCTAGTAGTTACGGGCTGTTTGATGCAAAGGTATAAAGATGAGCTTATGAAAGAGCTTCCGGAGGTGGATCTGTTTACAGGCGTTGGAGACTATGATAAGATCGATGAAATCATACTGAAAAAGCAAAATTTATTTAGTCCGGGTACCTATCTGCAAGCAGATGAAGAGAGGGTCATAACCGGATCAAACTATCATGCCTATATTAAAATTTCAGAAGGCTGTAATCAAAAATGCAGCTTTTGTGCAATTCCTACATTTAAGGGCAAACTAAAGTCGCGCTCGATTGAAAACATAGTAGATGAGGTTAAAAAGCTTGTCAAAAAAGGATATTTTGATTTCAGCTTTTTATCTCAGGATTCAAGCTCCTTTATGAGAGATCATGCTAAAAGCGATGGACTTATAGAGCTTGTTGATGCGGTTGAGAAGATTGAAGGCGTAAGGAGTGCAAGGATCTTATATCTATATCCTAGCACGACCTCAAATGAGCTAATTAGGCGCATAATAGATTCTAAAGTTTTTCAAAACTACTTTGATATGCCTATACAACATATTAGCGACAAAATGCTTAAAATAATGCGTAGAGGAAGCGGAGCTAAGCGTATTAAAGAGCTTTTAACCATGATGCGAGAGGCCAAAGATTCCTTTCTTAGAACAGGTGTCATTGTAGGACATCCGGGCGAAGGCGAGGAAGAATTTAACGAGCTTTGCGAGTTTTTAAGCGAGTTTAAATTTGACCGTATTTCAGCTTTTGCTTACTCAAGAGAGGAGGATACCTTATCATACGAGATGGATCAACTTCCTACAAAGACTATAGAAAAACGCCTTTCAAAAATGGAAAAGATAACTAAAAAAATTGTAAACGATAGCTTTGCTAATGAGCTTGGAAAAAAATTCGAGGTTGTTATAGAAGGAGTTAGTAGCGAAGGAGAGATGTTTTACGGGGCTAAAAAACTTCTTTGGGATAAGGATATTGACGGAGAAATTTTGATAAACGAGAGTGAGTTTGAAACTCTTGAAACCGGTAAAATTTACGATTGCGAGATAACACAAGTAATCAAAGATAAGGTGCTTGGAAGAGTGATAGGGTGA
- a CDS encoding lysophospholipid acyltransferase family protein: MASWWAKFKRALFINFTTYAIYFLIWLIFLTCKKTYSKTNLEAPAHVVLFWHGRIAMMSFAYLHWWDKFKRYGKVIISDHKDGEIIARVIKFFGIGTIRGSSSKGGAKALINAFKEIKAGNDVIITPDGPRGPRHSVADGAVIIAQKQNVNIQILNYEASKFWQFKSWDKMILPKPFSAINFTLSQPFSVANLSLDEAKNLIKKKMGASDE, translated from the coding sequence ATGGCGAGTTGGTGGGCTAAATTTAAAAGAGCGCTCTTTATAAATTTCACCACTTACGCCATATATTTTCTTATTTGGCTCATCTTTTTAACCTGCAAAAAGACCTACTCAAAGACAAATTTAGAAGCTCCCGCTCATGTCGTGCTCTTTTGGCATGGGCGCATAGCTATGATGAGCTTTGCTTACCTGCACTGGTGGGATAAATTTAAAAGATACGGCAAAGTGATAATAAGCGATCACAAAGACGGCGAGATCATCGCAAGAGTGATTAAATTTTTTGGTATCGGAACTATCAGAGGAAGCAGCTCAAAAGGCGGCGCAAAAGCTCTTATAAACGCCTTTAAAGAGATAAAAGCCGGCAATGATGTGATAATCACTCCTGACGGCCCAAGAGGTCCGCGCCATAGCGTAGCGGACGGAGCTGTCATAATCGCTCAAAAGCAAAATGTAAACATCCAAATTCTAAACTACGAAGCAAGTAAATTTTGGCAGTTTAAAAGCTGGGATAAGATGATATTGCCAAAGCCGTTTTCAGCTATAAATTTTACTCTTTCGCAGCCTTTTAGCGTAGCAAATTTAAGCCTTGATGAGGCTAAAAATTTGATAAAAAAGAAGATGGGTGCTAGCGATGAATAA
- the miaB gene encoding tRNA (N6-isopentenyl adenosine(37)-C2)-methylthiotransferase MiaB, with the protein MSNATQKKLFIQTLGCAMNVRDSEHIIAELKQKEDYELTDKMEDADLILINTCSVREKPVHKLFSEVGSFEKAKKSGAKIGVCGCTASHLGSEIFKRAPYVDFVLGARNVSKISQAVNTPKFISTDINHDESEYAFGEFRSSPYKSHINISIGCDKKCTYCIVPHTRGDEISIPANLILNEVKKAADGGAKEIFLLGQNVNNYGKRFSASHEKMDFSDLLVKISEVNGVDRIRFTSPHPLHMDDKFLEVFVNNPKICKSIHMPLQSGNTKVLREMKRGYTKEWFLDRALKLRSMCPDVSISTDIIVAFPGETDAEFEDTMDVLERVRFEQIFSFKYSPRPLTKAAEFTNQIPDNIASARLTRLQSRHNEILDAITASQKDKILEVYFEELRANGAVAGRSFNNFLVQVDGSEELLGKTLKVKITNPKRMVLYGELVG; encoded by the coding sequence TTGAGTAACGCAACGCAAAAAAAGCTCTTCATACAGACATTAGGTTGTGCTATGAATGTGCGCGACAGTGAGCATATCATCGCAGAGCTTAAGCAAAAAGAGGACTATGAGCTAACAGATAAGATGGAGGATGCCGATCTCATCCTTATCAACACCTGCTCGGTTCGCGAAAAGCCTGTTCATAAGCTATTTAGCGAAGTTGGGAGCTTTGAAAAAGCCAAAAAAAGCGGAGCTAAAATCGGAGTGTGCGGTTGCACGGCAAGTCATCTTGGGAGTGAAATTTTTAAACGCGCCCCTTATGTGGATTTCGTTTTAGGTGCAAGAAACGTAAGTAAAATTTCACAGGCCGTAAACACTCCGAAATTTATAAGCACCGACATAAATCACGACGAGAGCGAATACGCCTTTGGAGAATTTAGAAGCTCGCCATATAAATCACATATCAACATCTCCATAGGTTGCGATAAGAAATGCACCTATTGTATCGTGCCGCATACCAGAGGCGACGAGATCTCAATACCTGCAAATTTGATCTTAAACGAAGTTAAAAAAGCAGCAGACGGTGGTGCTAAAGAGATATTTTTACTAGGACAAAACGTAAATAACTACGGCAAGCGCTTTTCAGCCTCGCATGAGAAAATGGATTTTAGTGACCTGCTGGTTAAGATTAGCGAAGTAAATGGAGTTGATAGAATTCGCTTTACTAGCCCTCATCCGCTTCATATGGATGATAAATTTTTAGAAGTTTTTGTAAATAATCCCAAAATTTGCAAATCAATACACATGCCGCTTCAAAGCGGCAATACAAAAGTTCTTCGCGAAATGAAGCGAGGATATACCAAAGAGTGGTTTTTAGACCGCGCACTTAAACTTCGCTCGATGTGTCCTGATGTAAGCATAAGCACCGATATCATCGTGGCTTTCCCCGGTGAAACGGACGCTGAATTTGAAGATACGATGGATGTGCTTGAGCGTGTTAGATTTGAGCAAATTTTTAGCTTTAAGTATTCCCCTCGCCCTCTTACAAAAGCGGCAGAGTTTACAAATCAAATTCCAGATAATATCGCTTCGGCTCGTTTAACAAGGCTTCAAAGCAGGCACAATGAAATTTTAGACGCGATAACAGCCTCTCAAAAAGATAAAATTTTAGAGGTTTATTTTGAAGAACTAAGAGCAAACGGCGCAGTTGCCGGAAGAAGCTTTAATAATTTCTTAGTTCAAGTAGATGGCAGCGAAGAGCTACTTGGCAAAACACTAAAAGTAAAAATCACAAATCCAAAAAGAATGGTTCTTTATGGCGAGTTGGTGGGCTAA
- a CDS encoding excalibur calcium-binding domain-containing protein — protein MRYLVLVAFCISMLIGGDKIDCSKKYYCSHFKDCDEAMKYLKKCKSDKNGGNQRTDGDNDGIPCESQHCSHVILR, from the coding sequence ATGAGATACTTGGTTTTAGTTGCTTTTTGCATTAGTATGCTTATTGGCGGAGATAAGATTGATTGCTCCAAGAAATACTACTGCTCGCACTTTAAGGATTGTGATGAAGCGATGAAGTATTTAAAAAAATGCAAAAGCGACAAGAATGGCGGCAACCAAAGGACGGACGGGGATAATGATGGTATTCCTTGCGAGAGTCAACATTGTAGCCACGTCATATTAAGATAA
- a CDS encoding tetratricopeptide repeat protein: protein MRNLLFFLVAILIAGCAASNTSTANNINADADFNHKAIQILKPKCEAGNLSACNDLAISYQNLQNHQTAFKIYEKNCKMGHQKSCTNLANIYMYGDQIGLQKDMKKGIEIHRNSCMNNGADSCYYLGEFYRLGIDANEPDYQSAFEAYSRGCAMGDIASCTNTGGLYELGLGVKKDEYKALQIYKSSCYSGDASACDNVKRIRGY from the coding sequence ATGAGAAATTTATTATTTTTTTTAGTAGCTATACTAATAGCTGGTTGCGCGGCGAGTAATACATCTACAGCAAATAATATAAATGCAGATGCGGACTTTAATCACAAGGCTATACAGATATTAAAACCAAAATGCGAAGCGGGAAATTTATCTGCTTGCAACGATTTAGCAATAAGTTATCAAAATCTACAAAATCACCAAACTGCATTTAAGATTTATGAAAAAAATTGCAAAATGGGTCATCAAAAATCCTGCACAAATTTAGCAAATATATATATGTACGGCGATCAAATAGGGCTACAAAAAGATATGAAAAAAGGCATAGAAATTCATAGAAATTCTTGCATGAACAACGGTGCCGACTCTTGTTATTATTTGGGCGAATTTTATAGACTTGGCATAGACGCAAATGAGCCTGACTACCAAAGCGCCTTTGAGGCATATTCAAGAGGCTGCGCTATGGGAGATATAGCATCTTGCACAAATACAGGCGGACTTTACGAGCTAGGTCTTGGCGTCAAAAAGGATGAATACAAAGCCTTGCAAATTTACAAATCATCTTGCTACAGCGGAGATGCTTCTGCTTGCGATAACGTAAAAAGAATCAGGGGATATTAA
- the exbD gene encoding TonB system transport protein ExbD: MNMPKKEGLNVIPLIDIMLVLLAIVLSVSTFIAQGNIPINLPSSESAEQNDENRKVTIIINKDNEFFIDDIKTSQDALKDRLNQIDSRTLVQLKSDKESKFEMFVKVVDILKEKKHENFAITTLTE; this comes from the coding sequence ATGAACATGCCTAAAAAAGAGGGGTTAAACGTAATTCCTCTAATCGATATTATGCTAGTACTCCTTGCCATAGTACTTAGCGTATCTACTTTTATTGCTCAAGGAAATATTCCAATAAATCTACCAAGTAGCGAAAGTGCCGAACAAAATGATGAAAATAGAAAAGTAACCATTATCATAAACAAAGATAATGAATTTTTCATAGACGATATAAAGACTTCGCAAGATGCATTAAAAGATCGTCTAAACCAAATAGATTCAAGAACTCTAGTCCAGTTAAAAAGCGATAAAGAGAGTAAATTTGAGATGTTTGTAAAAGTAGTAGATATACTAAAAGAGAAAAAACATGAGAATTTTGCCATTACAACTCTCACCGAGTAG
- a CDS encoding DUF4198 domain-containing protein — MFKKVVISSVVAGFLASSAFAHFQMLYTPESALEKPATIPLKLVFTHPFADEHTMDMGLQFDKSREGIVDFFVLHKEKKTELKGKLKEMKFKGSHNEGIGYEMDYQARSMGDYVFALTPAPYYEANEESYIQQITKMVLNVAGAPTDWDAELGLKAEIVPLMKPYSIWAGSTFTGIVKSEGKPVPFAEIEVEYLNHDVDVKKNMTSKKGKVEAPQDSFVTLTIKANERGEFTFGIPKSGWWGFAALGVGPDKEYKGKELSQDAVIWVQAKDMK; from the coding sequence ATGTTTAAAAAAGTTGTTATTTCATCAGTTGTTGCAGGTTTTTTAGCTAGTTCAGCATTCGCTCACTTTCAAATGCTTTATACTCCTGAGTCAGCTTTAGAAAAGCCGGCTACAATTCCTTTGAAGCTTGTTTTCACACACCCTTTTGCGGATGAGCATACTATGGATATGGGTCTTCAATTTGATAAGAGTAGAGAGGGTATAGTTGACTTTTTCGTGCTTCACAAAGAGAAAAAGACAGAGCTAAAAGGCAAGCTTAAAGAGATGAAATTTAAGGGTAGCCATAATGAGGGTATAGGCTATGAGATGGACTATCAAGCAAGAAGTATGGGAGATTATGTTTTTGCGCTAACTCCAGCTCCATACTATGAAGCTAACGAAGAGTCATACATCCAGCAAATTACAAAGATGGTTTTAAACGTAGCGGGCGCACCTACTGATTGGGATGCAGAGCTTGGTCTTAAGGCTGAGATTGTTCCTTTAATGAAACCATACTCGATCTGGGCGGGAAGTACATTTACGGGTATCGTAAAATCAGAGGGCAAACCTGTTCCATTTGCCGAGATAGAGGTGGAGTATCTAAACCACGATGTTGATGTAAAGAAAAATATGACAAGCAAAAAAGGTAAAGTGGAGGCTCCTCAAGATAGCTTTGTAACGCTTACTATTAAAGCTAATGAGAGAGGCGAATTTACATTCGGTATTCCAAAGTCAGGTTGGTGGGGATTTGCAGCTCTTGGAGTCGGACCTGATAAAGAGTATAAAGGCAAAGAGTTGAGCCAAGATGCTGTTATTTGGGTTCAAGCTAAAGATATGAAGTAA
- a CDS encoding type II secretion system protein — translation MDLVALLNQLNYEANEVTLAQIKRVLNNSNGVEPESIITLNDHLKPHRCFVAMSGSEDYFKIKNIATAEGIKAEVEQIIQNWANKHKFSLRKVNDTTHYILGKVL, via the coding sequence ATGGATTTAGTTGCACTTTTAAATCAGTTAAATTACGAGGCAAACGAGGTAACTCTGGCTCAAATAAAGAGGGTTTTAAATAACTCAAACGGAGTTGAGCCTGAAAGTATTATAACTTTAAACGATCACCTAAAACCGCATAGATGCTTTGTCGCCATGAGCGGAAGCGAAGACTATTTTAAGATAAAAAACATAGCGACCGCCGAAGGTATAAAGGCGGAAGTGGAACAAATAATACAAAACTGGGCCAATAAACATAAATTTTCTCTTAGAAAGGTCAACGATACGACCCACTACATCCTTGGTAAAGTACTTTAA
- the exbB gene encoding TonB-system energizer ExbB — protein MEFLKENVDYIIIGILGFMSFLVVWFTIERLIFYANVKFEMYKNKDELEESLTNNLTLLYVIYSNAPYVGLLGTVAGIMITFYDMGMSGGIDTKSIMVGLSLALKATALGLLVAIPTLMIYNAFMRKVDVLINRYKAKYEHA, from the coding sequence ATGGAATTTCTAAAGGAGAACGTTGACTATATCATAATTGGCATTCTAGGCTTTATGAGTTTTTTAGTCGTTTGGTTTACAATAGAAAGACTGATATTTTATGCAAATGTTAAATTTGAAATGTATAAGAATAAAGATGAACTAGAAGAGAGCCTTACAAACAACCTAACCCTACTTTATGTCATCTATTCAAACGCTCCTTATGTAGGGCTTTTAGGGACTGTTGCAGGTATTATGATCACATTTTATGATATGGGCATGAGTGGCGGAATAGACACTAAAAGCATTATGGTGGGTCTATCTTTAGCTTTAAAGGCTACAGCGCTAGGACTTCTTGTGGCCATACCTACACTTATGATATATAATGCGTTTATGAGAAAAGTTGATGTTCTTATAAATAGATATAAGGCAAAATATGAACATGCCTAA
- the prfB gene encoding peptide chain release factor 2 produces the protein MDNYEYTELLKSLDTKVNNIALIIKPDEIERRLNEISELENDPSFWQNIALAGQIGKEKTKITNILNKFKDARNALNDTKDLYDLANSENDLDTLNSLYEDASSLEDKIVNLEISMLLSGEDDNKNAIVTIHPGAGGTESNDWASMLYRMYLRFCEREGFKVETLDFQEGDEAGLKDVSFIVKGENAYGYLKAENGIHRLVRTSPFDSAGRRHTSFSSVMVSPELDDDIEIEIDEKDIKIDTYRASGAGGQHVNKTESAIRITHYPTGIVVQCQNDRSQHKNRATAMKMLKSRLYELELMKQQEASANIEKSEIGWGHQIRSYVLFPYQQVKDNRSNLAYSQTDAILDGDIKKLIEGVLISQKSII, from the coding sequence TTGGATAACTACGAGTACACCGAACTTTTAAAGAGCCTTGATACAAAGGTAAATAATATCGCGCTTATAATAAAACCTGACGAGATAGAAAGAAGATTAAACGAAATAAGCGAACTTGAAAACGATCCTAGCTTCTGGCAAAACATAGCATTAGCCGGACAAATCGGAAAAGAAAAAACAAAAATAACAAATATTTTAAATAAATTTAAAGATGCCAGAAACGCACTGAATGATACAAAAGATCTTTACGATCTTGCAAATTCAGAAAACGACCTTGATACATTAAATTCACTATATGAAGATGCAAGTAGTCTAGAAGATAAGATAGTAAATTTAGAAATTTCAATGCTGCTTAGCGGCGAAGACGATAATAAAAACGCTATCGTTACCATCCATCCTGGCGCAGGAGGAACTGAGAGTAACGACTGGGCGAGCATGCTTTATAGGATGTATTTGAGATTTTGCGAGAGAGAGGGCTTTAAGGTTGAGACGCTTGACTTTCAAGAGGGCGATGAGGCAGGGCTTAAAGATGTAAGCTTCATCGTAAAAGGCGAAAACGCATACGGATATCTAAAGGCGGAAAACGGCATACACCGTCTAGTTCGTACAAGTCCATTTGATAGCGCAGGTCGTAGGCATACAAGCTTTTCAAGCGTAATGGTAAGCCCTGAGCTTGACGATGATATCGAGATAGAGATCGACGAAAAAGACATAAAGATAGATACATATAGAGCAAGCGGTGCGGGCGGTCAGCACGTAAATAAGACTGAAAGTGCTATAAGGATCACGCACTATCCTACAGGTATAGTCGTGCAGTGTCAAAACGATAGAAGCCAGCATAAAAACAGGGCAACGGCGATGAAGATGCTAAAATCAAGGCTTTACGAGCTTGAGCTTATGAAACAGCAAGAAGCAAGTGCAAACATCGAAAAAAGCGAGATAGGCTGGGGGCATCAGATACGCTCTTACGTGCTTTTTCCATACCAGCAAGTCAAAGATAACCGCTCAAATTTAGCTTATTCACAAACAGATGCGATACTAGACGGTGATATAAAAAAGCTAATTGAAGGCGTTTTAATAAGTCAAAAAAGTATAATATAA